In Caretta caretta isolate rCarCar2 chromosome 20, rCarCar1.hap1, whole genome shotgun sequence, a single window of DNA contains:
- the PCBP2 gene encoding poly(rC)-binding protein 2 isoform X16, which yields MDTGVIEGGLNVTLTIRLLMHGKEVGSIIGKKGESVKKMREESGARINISEGNCPERIITLAGPTNAIFKAFAMIIDKLEEDISSSMTNSTAASRPPVTLRLVVPASQCGSLIGKGGCKIKEIRESTGAQVQVAGDMLPNSTERAITIAGIPQSIIECVKQICVVMLESPPKGVTIPYRPKPSSSPVIFAGGQDRYSSGSASYPHTAPSMCLNSDLEGPPQEAYTIQGQYAIPQPDLTKLHQLAMQQSHFPMSHGNTGFSGIESSSPEVKGYWAGLDASAQTTSHELTIPNDLIGCIIGRQGAKINEIRQMSGAQIKIANPVEGSTDRQVTITGSAASISLAQYLINVRLSSETGGMGSS from the exons ATGGACACCGGTGTTATTGAAGGTGGTTTAAATGTCACACTTACCATTCGACTACTTATGCATGGAAAG GAGGTTGGGAGCATCATTGGGAAG AAAGGAGAATCTGTAAAGAAGATGCGCGAAGAG AGTGGTGCCCGTATTAACATCTCGGAAGGGAACTGCCCAGAACGGATCATCACTCTTGCTGGACCGACCAATGCCATCTTCAAAGCATTTGCTATGATCATTGACAAACTGGAAGAG GACATCAGCAGCTCGATGACCAACAGCACAGCTGCCAGCAGGCCCCCTGTCACCCTGAGGCTTGTGGTACCTGCCAGCCAGTGTGGCTCCCTCATTGGAAAAGGAGGTTGCAAGATCAAGGAGATAAGAGAG AGCACAGGGGCACAGGTCCAGGTGGCAGGAGACATGCTGCCCAACTCGACTGAGAGAGCTATCACCATTGCTGGGATACCACAGTCCATCATCGAGTGCGTCAAACAGATCTGTGTGGTCATGCTGGAG TCTCCCCCGAAGGGTGTTACGATCCCATACCGACCCAAGCCATCCAGCTCTCCGGTCATCTTTGCAGGCGGTCAG GACAGGTACAGCAGCGGCAGTGCAAGCTACCCCCACACCGCCCCATCAATGTGCCTCAactctgacctggagggaccaccTCAAGAG GCCTATACCATTCAAGGACAGTATGCCATTCCACAGCCAGAT CTGACCAAGCTGCACCAGTTGGCAATGCAACAGTCACACTTTCCAATGTCTCATGGCAACACTGGATTCAGTG GCATTGAATCCAGctctccagaggtgaaaggctatTGGG CAGGTTTGGATGCATCTGCTCAAACTACTTCTCATGAACTCACCATTCCAAATGAT TTGATTGGCTGCATCATCGGGCGTCAAGGCGCCAAAATCAATGAGATCCGCCAGATGTCTGGGGCGCAGATCAAAATTGCCAATCCAGTGGAAGGATCTACTGACAGGCAGGTTACCATAACTGGATCTGCAGCCAGCATTAGCCTGGCCCAGTATCTAATTAATGTCAG
- the PCBP2 gene encoding poly(rC)-binding protein 2 isoform X19, producing the protein MDTGVIEGGLNVTLTIRLLMHGKEVGSIIGKKGESVKKMREESGARINISEGNCPERIITLAGPTNAIFKAFAMIIDKLEEDISSSMTNSTAASRPPVTLRLVVPASQCGSLIGKGGCKIKEIRESTGAQVQVAGDMLPNSTERAITIAGIPQSIIECVKQICVVMLESPPKGVTIPYRPKPSSSPVIFAGGQAYTIQGQYAIPQPDLTKLHQLAMQQSHFPMSHGNTGFSGIESSSPEVKGYWAGLDASAQTTSHELTIPNDLIGCIIGRQGAKINEIRQMSGAQIKIANPVEGSTDRQVTITGSAASISLAQYLINVRLSSETGGMGSS; encoded by the exons ATGGACACCGGTGTTATTGAAGGTGGTTTAAATGTCACACTTACCATTCGACTACTTATGCATGGAAAG GAGGTTGGGAGCATCATTGGGAAG AAAGGAGAATCTGTAAAGAAGATGCGCGAAGAG AGTGGTGCCCGTATTAACATCTCGGAAGGGAACTGCCCAGAACGGATCATCACTCTTGCTGGACCGACCAATGCCATCTTCAAAGCATTTGCTATGATCATTGACAAACTGGAAGAG GACATCAGCAGCTCGATGACCAACAGCACAGCTGCCAGCAGGCCCCCTGTCACCCTGAGGCTTGTGGTACCTGCCAGCCAGTGTGGCTCCCTCATTGGAAAAGGAGGTTGCAAGATCAAGGAGATAAGAGAG AGCACAGGGGCACAGGTCCAGGTGGCAGGAGACATGCTGCCCAACTCGACTGAGAGAGCTATCACCATTGCTGGGATACCACAGTCCATCATCGAGTGCGTCAAACAGATCTGTGTGGTCATGCTGGAG TCTCCCCCGAAGGGTGTTACGATCCCATACCGACCCAAGCCATCCAGCTCTCCGGTCATCTTTGCAGGCGGTCAG GCCTATACCATTCAAGGACAGTATGCCATTCCACAGCCAGAT CTGACCAAGCTGCACCAGTTGGCAATGCAACAGTCACACTTTCCAATGTCTCATGGCAACACTGGATTCAGTG GCATTGAATCCAGctctccagaggtgaaaggctatTGGG CAGGTTTGGATGCATCTGCTCAAACTACTTCTCATGAACTCACCATTCCAAATGAT TTGATTGGCTGCATCATCGGGCGTCAAGGCGCCAAAATCAATGAGATCCGCCAGATGTCTGGGGCGCAGATCAAAATTGCCAATCCAGTGGAAGGATCTACTGACAGGCAGGTTACCATAACTGGATCTGCAGCCAGCATTAGCCTGGCCCAGTATCTAATTAATGTCAG
- the PCBP2 gene encoding poly(rC)-binding protein 2 isoform X14, with product MDTGVIEGGLNVTLTIRLLMHGKEVGSIIGKKGESVKKMREESGARINISEGNCPERIITLAGPTNAIFKAFAMIIDKLEEDISSSMTNSTAASRPPVTLRLVVPASQCGSLIGKGGCKIKEIRESTGAQVQVAGDMLPNSTERAITIAGIPQSIIECVKQICVVMLESPPKGVTIPYRPKPSSSPVIFAGGQLTKLHQLAMQQSHFPMSHGNTGFSAGLDASAQTTSHELTIPNDLIGCIIGRQGAKINEIRQMSGAQIKIANPVEGSTDRQVTITGSAASISLAQYLINVSLESAKPSSQTASVTIPDHLSINLSQPSTPSSSSSSTTTPSLATAGVSDAPSSLPNPLPTAPCVSSLLGMKPVPLLALNVVSAAKGTSTTSAVPCVTNKLKPEKQRFSPY from the exons ATGGACACCGGTGTTATTGAAGGTGGTTTAAATGTCACACTTACCATTCGACTACTTATGCATGGAAAG GAGGTTGGGAGCATCATTGGGAAG AAAGGAGAATCTGTAAAGAAGATGCGCGAAGAG AGTGGTGCCCGTATTAACATCTCGGAAGGGAACTGCCCAGAACGGATCATCACTCTTGCTGGACCGACCAATGCCATCTTCAAAGCATTTGCTATGATCATTGACAAACTGGAAGAG GACATCAGCAGCTCGATGACCAACAGCACAGCTGCCAGCAGGCCCCCTGTCACCCTGAGGCTTGTGGTACCTGCCAGCCAGTGTGGCTCCCTCATTGGAAAAGGAGGTTGCAAGATCAAGGAGATAAGAGAG AGCACAGGGGCACAGGTCCAGGTGGCAGGAGACATGCTGCCCAACTCGACTGAGAGAGCTATCACCATTGCTGGGATACCACAGTCCATCATCGAGTGCGTCAAACAGATCTGTGTGGTCATGCTGGAG TCTCCCCCGAAGGGTGTTACGATCCCATACCGACCCAAGCCATCCAGCTCTCCGGTCATCTTTGCAGGCGGTCAG CTGACCAAGCTGCACCAGTTGGCAATGCAACAGTCACACTTTCCAATGTCTCATGGCAACACTGGATTCAGTG CAGGTTTGGATGCATCTGCTCAAACTACTTCTCATGAACTCACCATTCCAAATGAT TTGATTGGCTGCATCATCGGGCGTCAAGGCGCCAAAATCAATGAGATCCGCCAGATGTCTGGGGCGCAGATCAAAATTGCCAATCCAGTGGAAGGATCTACTGACAGGCAGGTTACCATAACTGGATCTGCAGCCAGCATTAGCCTGGCCCAGTATCTAATTAATGTCAG TTTAGAAAGCGCTAAACCCTCCTCCCAGACAGCCTCCGTCACGATCCCTGATCACCTCAGCATCAACCTCTCTCAACCCTCCaccccttcttcttcttcctcctccaccaccaccccctcgcTTGCGACAGCAGGGGTCTCCGACGCACCCTCCAGCCTCCCCAACCCTCTTCCGACCGCCCCTTGTGTCTCCAGTCTGCTTGGCATGAAACCCGTCCCTCTCCTGGCTCTAAATGTTGTGTCTGCTGCTAAGGGTACCTCCACCACCTCAGCTGTGCCATGTGTTACTAACAAACTGAAACCGGAAAAACAGAGATTCTCTCCTTACTGA
- the PCBP2 gene encoding poly(rC)-binding protein 2 isoform X13, translated as MDTGVIEGGLNVTLTIRLLMHGKEVGSIIGKKGESVKKMREESGARINISEGNCPERIITLAGPTNAIFKAFAMIIDKLEEDISSSMTNSTAASRPPVTLRLVVPASQCGSLIGKGGCKIKEIRESTGAQVQVAGDMLPNSTERAITIAGIPQSIIECVKQICVVMLESPPKGVTIPYRPKPSSSPVIFAGGQLTKLHQLAMQQSHFPMSHGNTGFSGIESSSPEVKGYWGLDASAQTTSHELTIPNDLIGCIIGRQGAKINEIRQMSGAQIKIANPVEGSTDRQVTITGSAASISLAQYLINVSLESAKPSSQTASVTIPDHLSINLSQPSTPSSSSSSTTTPSLATAGVSDAPSSLPNPLPTAPCVSSLLGMKPVPLLALNVVSAAKGTSTTSAVPCVTNKLKPEKQRFSPY; from the exons ATGGACACCGGTGTTATTGAAGGTGGTTTAAATGTCACACTTACCATTCGACTACTTATGCATGGAAAG GAGGTTGGGAGCATCATTGGGAAG AAAGGAGAATCTGTAAAGAAGATGCGCGAAGAG AGTGGTGCCCGTATTAACATCTCGGAAGGGAACTGCCCAGAACGGATCATCACTCTTGCTGGACCGACCAATGCCATCTTCAAAGCATTTGCTATGATCATTGACAAACTGGAAGAG GACATCAGCAGCTCGATGACCAACAGCACAGCTGCCAGCAGGCCCCCTGTCACCCTGAGGCTTGTGGTACCTGCCAGCCAGTGTGGCTCCCTCATTGGAAAAGGAGGTTGCAAGATCAAGGAGATAAGAGAG AGCACAGGGGCACAGGTCCAGGTGGCAGGAGACATGCTGCCCAACTCGACTGAGAGAGCTATCACCATTGCTGGGATACCACAGTCCATCATCGAGTGCGTCAAACAGATCTGTGTGGTCATGCTGGAG TCTCCCCCGAAGGGTGTTACGATCCCATACCGACCCAAGCCATCCAGCTCTCCGGTCATCTTTGCAGGCGGTCAG CTGACCAAGCTGCACCAGTTGGCAATGCAACAGTCACACTTTCCAATGTCTCATGGCAACACTGGATTCAGTG GCATTGAATCCAGctctccagaggtgaaaggctatTGGG GTTTGGATGCATCTGCTCAAACTACTTCTCATGAACTCACCATTCCAAATGAT TTGATTGGCTGCATCATCGGGCGTCAAGGCGCCAAAATCAATGAGATCCGCCAGATGTCTGGGGCGCAGATCAAAATTGCCAATCCAGTGGAAGGATCTACTGACAGGCAGGTTACCATAACTGGATCTGCAGCCAGCATTAGCCTGGCCCAGTATCTAATTAATGTCAG TTTAGAAAGCGCTAAACCCTCCTCCCAGACAGCCTCCGTCACGATCCCTGATCACCTCAGCATCAACCTCTCTCAACCCTCCaccccttcttcttcttcctcctccaccaccaccccctcgcTTGCGACAGCAGGGGTCTCCGACGCACCCTCCAGCCTCCCCAACCCTCTTCCGACCGCCCCTTGTGTCTCCAGTCTGCTTGGCATGAAACCCGTCCCTCTCCTGGCTCTAAATGTTGTGTCTGCTGCTAAGGGTACCTCCACCACCTCAGCTGTGCCATGTGTTACTAACAAACTGAAACCGGAAAAACAGAGATTCTCTCCTTACTGA
- the PCBP2 gene encoding poly(rC)-binding protein 2 isoform X15, translating into MDTGVIEGGLNVTLTIRLLMHGKEVGSIIGKKGESVKKMREESGARINISEGNCPERIITLAGPTNAIFKAFAMIIDKLEEDISSSMTNSTAASRPPVTLRLVVPASQCGSLIGKGGCKIKEIRESTGAQVQVAGDMLPNSTERAITIAGIPQSIIECVKQICVVMLESPPKGVTIPYRPKPSSSPVIFAGGQLTKLHQLAMQQSHFPMSHGNTGFSGLDASAQTTSHELTIPNDLIGCIIGRQGAKINEIRQMSGAQIKIANPVEGSTDRQVTITGSAASISLAQYLINVSLESAKPSSQTASVTIPDHLSINLSQPSTPSSSSSSTTTPSLATAGVSDAPSSLPNPLPTAPCVSSLLGMKPVPLLALNVVSAAKGTSTTSAVPCVTNKLKPEKQRFSPY; encoded by the exons ATGGACACCGGTGTTATTGAAGGTGGTTTAAATGTCACACTTACCATTCGACTACTTATGCATGGAAAG GAGGTTGGGAGCATCATTGGGAAG AAAGGAGAATCTGTAAAGAAGATGCGCGAAGAG AGTGGTGCCCGTATTAACATCTCGGAAGGGAACTGCCCAGAACGGATCATCACTCTTGCTGGACCGACCAATGCCATCTTCAAAGCATTTGCTATGATCATTGACAAACTGGAAGAG GACATCAGCAGCTCGATGACCAACAGCACAGCTGCCAGCAGGCCCCCTGTCACCCTGAGGCTTGTGGTACCTGCCAGCCAGTGTGGCTCCCTCATTGGAAAAGGAGGTTGCAAGATCAAGGAGATAAGAGAG AGCACAGGGGCACAGGTCCAGGTGGCAGGAGACATGCTGCCCAACTCGACTGAGAGAGCTATCACCATTGCTGGGATACCACAGTCCATCATCGAGTGCGTCAAACAGATCTGTGTGGTCATGCTGGAG TCTCCCCCGAAGGGTGTTACGATCCCATACCGACCCAAGCCATCCAGCTCTCCGGTCATCTTTGCAGGCGGTCAG CTGACCAAGCTGCACCAGTTGGCAATGCAACAGTCACACTTTCCAATGTCTCATGGCAACACTGGATTCAGTG GTTTGGATGCATCTGCTCAAACTACTTCTCATGAACTCACCATTCCAAATGAT TTGATTGGCTGCATCATCGGGCGTCAAGGCGCCAAAATCAATGAGATCCGCCAGATGTCTGGGGCGCAGATCAAAATTGCCAATCCAGTGGAAGGATCTACTGACAGGCAGGTTACCATAACTGGATCTGCAGCCAGCATTAGCCTGGCCCAGTATCTAATTAATGTCAG TTTAGAAAGCGCTAAACCCTCCTCCCAGACAGCCTCCGTCACGATCCCTGATCACCTCAGCATCAACCTCTCTCAACCCTCCaccccttcttcttcttcctcctccaccaccaccccctcgcTTGCGACAGCAGGGGTCTCCGACGCACCCTCCAGCCTCCCCAACCCTCTTCCGACCGCCCCTTGTGTCTCCAGTCTGCTTGGCATGAAACCCGTCCCTCTCCTGGCTCTAAATGTTGTGTCTGCTGCTAAGGGTACCTCCACCACCTCAGCTGTGCCATGTGTTACTAACAAACTGAAACCGGAAAAACAGAGATTCTCTCCTTACTGA
- the PCBP2 gene encoding poly(rC)-binding protein 2 isoform X8 produces the protein MDTGVIEGGLNVTLTIRLLMHGKEVGSIIGKKGESVKKMREESGARINISEGNCPERIITLAGPTNAIFKAFAMIIDKLEEDISSSMTNSTAASRPPVTLRLVVPASQCGSLIGKGGCKIKEIRESTGAQVQVAGDMLPNSTERAITIAGIPQSIIECVKQICVVMLESPPKGVTIPYRPKPSSSPVIFAGGQDRYSSGSASYPHTAPSMCLNSDLEGPPQELTKLHQLAMQQSHFPMSHGNTGFSGLDASAQTTSHELTIPNDLIGCIIGRQGAKINEIRQMSGAQIKIANPVEGSTDRQVTITGSAASISLAQYLINVSLESAKPSSQTASVTIPDHLSINLSQPSTPSSSSSSTTTPSLATAGVSDAPSSLPNPLPTAPCVSSLLGMKPVPLLALNVVSAAKGTSTTSAVPCVTNKLKPEKQRFSPY, from the exons ATGGACACCGGTGTTATTGAAGGTGGTTTAAATGTCACACTTACCATTCGACTACTTATGCATGGAAAG GAGGTTGGGAGCATCATTGGGAAG AAAGGAGAATCTGTAAAGAAGATGCGCGAAGAG AGTGGTGCCCGTATTAACATCTCGGAAGGGAACTGCCCAGAACGGATCATCACTCTTGCTGGACCGACCAATGCCATCTTCAAAGCATTTGCTATGATCATTGACAAACTGGAAGAG GACATCAGCAGCTCGATGACCAACAGCACAGCTGCCAGCAGGCCCCCTGTCACCCTGAGGCTTGTGGTACCTGCCAGCCAGTGTGGCTCCCTCATTGGAAAAGGAGGTTGCAAGATCAAGGAGATAAGAGAG AGCACAGGGGCACAGGTCCAGGTGGCAGGAGACATGCTGCCCAACTCGACTGAGAGAGCTATCACCATTGCTGGGATACCACAGTCCATCATCGAGTGCGTCAAACAGATCTGTGTGGTCATGCTGGAG TCTCCCCCGAAGGGTGTTACGATCCCATACCGACCCAAGCCATCCAGCTCTCCGGTCATCTTTGCAGGCGGTCAG GACAGGTACAGCAGCGGCAGTGCAAGCTACCCCCACACCGCCCCATCAATGTGCCTCAactctgacctggagggaccaccTCAAGAG CTGACCAAGCTGCACCAGTTGGCAATGCAACAGTCACACTTTCCAATGTCTCATGGCAACACTGGATTCAGTG GTTTGGATGCATCTGCTCAAACTACTTCTCATGAACTCACCATTCCAAATGAT TTGATTGGCTGCATCATCGGGCGTCAAGGCGCCAAAATCAATGAGATCCGCCAGATGTCTGGGGCGCAGATCAAAATTGCCAATCCAGTGGAAGGATCTACTGACAGGCAGGTTACCATAACTGGATCTGCAGCCAGCATTAGCCTGGCCCAGTATCTAATTAATGTCAG TTTAGAAAGCGCTAAACCCTCCTCCCAGACAGCCTCCGTCACGATCCCTGATCACCTCAGCATCAACCTCTCTCAACCCTCCaccccttcttcttcttcctcctccaccaccaccccctcgcTTGCGACAGCAGGGGTCTCCGACGCACCCTCCAGCCTCCCCAACCCTCTTCCGACCGCCCCTTGTGTCTCCAGTCTGCTTGGCATGAAACCCGTCCCTCTCCTGGCTCTAAATGTTGTGTCTGCTGCTAAGGGTACCTCCACCACCTCAGCTGTGCCATGTGTTACTAACAAACTGAAACCGGAAAAACAGAGATTCTCTCCTTACTGA
- the PCBP2 gene encoding poly(rC)-binding protein 2 isoform X6 gives MDTGVIEGGLNVTLTIRLLMHGKEVGSIIGKKGESVKKMREESGARINISEGNCPERIITLAGPTNAIFKAFAMIIDKLEEDISSSMTNSTAASRPPVTLRLVVPASQCGSLIGKGGCKIKEIRESTGAQVQVAGDMLPNSTERAITIAGIPQSIIECVKQICVVMLESPPKGVTIPYRPKPSSSPVIFAGGQDRYSSGSASYPHTAPSMCLNSDLEGPPQELTKLHQLAMQQSHFPMSHGNTGFSGIESSSPEVKGYWGLDASAQTTSHELTIPNDLIGCIIGRQGAKINEIRQMSGAQIKIANPVEGSTDRQVTITGSAASISLAQYLINVSLESAKPSSQTASVTIPDHLSINLSQPSTPSSSSSSTTTPSLATAGVSDAPSSLPNPLPTAPCVSSLLGMKPVPLLALNVVSAAKGTSTTSAVPCVTNKLKPEKQRFSPY, from the exons ATGGACACCGGTGTTATTGAAGGTGGTTTAAATGTCACACTTACCATTCGACTACTTATGCATGGAAAG GAGGTTGGGAGCATCATTGGGAAG AAAGGAGAATCTGTAAAGAAGATGCGCGAAGAG AGTGGTGCCCGTATTAACATCTCGGAAGGGAACTGCCCAGAACGGATCATCACTCTTGCTGGACCGACCAATGCCATCTTCAAAGCATTTGCTATGATCATTGACAAACTGGAAGAG GACATCAGCAGCTCGATGACCAACAGCACAGCTGCCAGCAGGCCCCCTGTCACCCTGAGGCTTGTGGTACCTGCCAGCCAGTGTGGCTCCCTCATTGGAAAAGGAGGTTGCAAGATCAAGGAGATAAGAGAG AGCACAGGGGCACAGGTCCAGGTGGCAGGAGACATGCTGCCCAACTCGACTGAGAGAGCTATCACCATTGCTGGGATACCACAGTCCATCATCGAGTGCGTCAAACAGATCTGTGTGGTCATGCTGGAG TCTCCCCCGAAGGGTGTTACGATCCCATACCGACCCAAGCCATCCAGCTCTCCGGTCATCTTTGCAGGCGGTCAG GACAGGTACAGCAGCGGCAGTGCAAGCTACCCCCACACCGCCCCATCAATGTGCCTCAactctgacctggagggaccaccTCAAGAG CTGACCAAGCTGCACCAGTTGGCAATGCAACAGTCACACTTTCCAATGTCTCATGGCAACACTGGATTCAGTG GCATTGAATCCAGctctccagaggtgaaaggctatTGGG GTTTGGATGCATCTGCTCAAACTACTTCTCATGAACTCACCATTCCAAATGAT TTGATTGGCTGCATCATCGGGCGTCAAGGCGCCAAAATCAATGAGATCCGCCAGATGTCTGGGGCGCAGATCAAAATTGCCAATCCAGTGGAAGGATCTACTGACAGGCAGGTTACCATAACTGGATCTGCAGCCAGCATTAGCCTGGCCCAGTATCTAATTAATGTCAG TTTAGAAAGCGCTAAACCCTCCTCCCAGACAGCCTCCGTCACGATCCCTGATCACCTCAGCATCAACCTCTCTCAACCCTCCaccccttcttcttcttcctcctccaccaccaccccctcgcTTGCGACAGCAGGGGTCTCCGACGCACCCTCCAGCCTCCCCAACCCTCTTCCGACCGCCCCTTGTGTCTCCAGTCTGCTTGGCATGAAACCCGTCCCTCTCCTGGCTCTAAATGTTGTGTCTGCTGCTAAGGGTACCTCCACCACCTCAGCTGTGCCATGTGTTACTAACAAACTGAAACCGGAAAAACAGAGATTCTCTCCTTACTGA
- the PCBP2 gene encoding poly(rC)-binding protein 2 isoform X11, which yields MDTGVIEGGLNVTLTIRLLMHGKEVGSIIGKKGESVKKMREESGARINISEGNCPERIITLAGPTNAIFKAFAMIIDKLEEDISSSMTNSTAASRPPVTLRLVVPASQCGSLIGKGGCKIKEIRESTGAQVQVAGDMLPNSTERAITIAGIPQSIIECVKQICVVMLESPPKGVTIPYRPKPSSSPVIFAGGQAYTIQGQYAIPQPDLTKLHQLAMQQSHFPMSHGNTGFSGLDASAQTTSHELTIPNDLIGCIIGRQGAKINEIRQMSGAQIKIANPVEGSTDRQVTITGSAASISLAQYLINVSLESAKPSSQTASVTIPDHLSINLSQPSTPSSSSSSTTTPSLATAGVSDAPSSLPNPLPTAPCVSSLLGMKPVPLLALNVVSAAKGTSTTSAVPCVTNKLKPEKQRFSPY from the exons ATGGACACCGGTGTTATTGAAGGTGGTTTAAATGTCACACTTACCATTCGACTACTTATGCATGGAAAG GAGGTTGGGAGCATCATTGGGAAG AAAGGAGAATCTGTAAAGAAGATGCGCGAAGAG AGTGGTGCCCGTATTAACATCTCGGAAGGGAACTGCCCAGAACGGATCATCACTCTTGCTGGACCGACCAATGCCATCTTCAAAGCATTTGCTATGATCATTGACAAACTGGAAGAG GACATCAGCAGCTCGATGACCAACAGCACAGCTGCCAGCAGGCCCCCTGTCACCCTGAGGCTTGTGGTACCTGCCAGCCAGTGTGGCTCCCTCATTGGAAAAGGAGGTTGCAAGATCAAGGAGATAAGAGAG AGCACAGGGGCACAGGTCCAGGTGGCAGGAGACATGCTGCCCAACTCGACTGAGAGAGCTATCACCATTGCTGGGATACCACAGTCCATCATCGAGTGCGTCAAACAGATCTGTGTGGTCATGCTGGAG TCTCCCCCGAAGGGTGTTACGATCCCATACCGACCCAAGCCATCCAGCTCTCCGGTCATCTTTGCAGGCGGTCAG GCCTATACCATTCAAGGACAGTATGCCATTCCACAGCCAGAT CTGACCAAGCTGCACCAGTTGGCAATGCAACAGTCACACTTTCCAATGTCTCATGGCAACACTGGATTCAGTG GTTTGGATGCATCTGCTCAAACTACTTCTCATGAACTCACCATTCCAAATGAT TTGATTGGCTGCATCATCGGGCGTCAAGGCGCCAAAATCAATGAGATCCGCCAGATGTCTGGGGCGCAGATCAAAATTGCCAATCCAGTGGAAGGATCTACTGACAGGCAGGTTACCATAACTGGATCTGCAGCCAGCATTAGCCTGGCCCAGTATCTAATTAATGTCAG TTTAGAAAGCGCTAAACCCTCCTCCCAGACAGCCTCCGTCACGATCCCTGATCACCTCAGCATCAACCTCTCTCAACCCTCCaccccttcttcttcttcctcctccaccaccaccccctcgcTTGCGACAGCAGGGGTCTCCGACGCACCCTCCAGCCTCCCCAACCCTCTTCCGACCGCCCCTTGTGTCTCCAGTCTGCTTGGCATGAAACCCGTCCCTCTCCTGGCTCTAAATGTTGTGTCTGCTGCTAAGGGTACCTCCACCACCTCAGCTGTGCCATGTGTTACTAACAAACTGAAACCGGAAAAACAGAGATTCTCTCCTTACTGA